In one Brevibacterium sp. CBA3109 genomic region, the following are encoded:
- the madM gene encoding malonate transporter subunit MadM, producing the protein MDALVSTMQDNDLIVAFALVGLVMAVAVLISKVLTRGKFQASAIAIILGLVLAYIGGVVTGGEDGIADLSLFSGIGLMGGGMLVNLAIVATGFGASFEEMKKSGMGGIIALVLGVVLSFGIGAVVAWFFGYRDPVDLTTIGAGAATYIVGPVTGAALGAGSGVIALSVGAGLVKSVLTMVATPFVAKYIGLNNPRSAIVFGGLVGTTSGVTAGLAATDKRLVPYGAMTSTFYTGLGLLLAPSVLYFAVRAIAG; encoded by the coding sequence ATGGACGCACTGGTATCGACAATGCAGGACAACGACCTCATCGTTGCCTTCGCCCTGGTCGGGCTCGTCATGGCCGTGGCTGTGCTCATCTCCAAGGTGCTCACCCGAGGGAAGTTCCAAGCATCGGCAATCGCAATCATCCTGGGCCTCGTCCTCGCATATATCGGCGGCGTGGTCACAGGAGGTGAAGACGGTATTGCCGACCTCAGCCTCTTCTCCGGAATCGGGCTCATGGGCGGGGGCATGCTCGTCAATCTGGCGATCGTGGCCACCGGCTTCGGGGCCAGCTTCGAGGAGATGAAGAAGTCCGGCATGGGCGGCATCATCGCACTCGTGCTCGGTGTGGTCCTGTCGTTTGGCATCGGAGCCGTCGTCGCCTGGTTCTTCGGTTACCGCGATCCCGTCGACCTCACGACGATCGGCGCGGGTGCGGCCACCTACATCGTGGGGCCCGTCACCGGCGCAGCACTCGGCGCCGGCAGCGGGGTCATCGCACTGAGCGTCGGGGCCGGACTCGTCAAATCGGTGCTGACGATGGTCGCCACACCGTTCGTGGCGAAATACATTGGTCTGAACAACCCTCGTTCGGCCATCGTCTTCGGTGGCCTGGTGGGCACGACCAGCGGCGTGACTGCAGGATTGGCAGCCACAGACAAGCGACTGGTCCCCTACGGAGCCATGACCTCGACGTTCTACACAGGCCTCGGGCTGCTGCTGGCGCCCTCGGTGCTGTACTTTGCGGTCAGGGCCATTGCCGGTTGA
- a CDS encoding Vms1/Ankzf1 family peptidyl-tRNA hydrolase — protein sequence MNLETLRTVYDQQGPFATVYMEGRSPAADAEKQVRLRWDELRENLASAGAAEEILAHLDDTLIVEDITEVQTDGRIVVANAGGIVLDEHWDAALGTGDVAHYGQFPELGAYVREGSRLVDLVLIIADQEGATIRELRVSPQHEATQHDESLVSGDSDEDIHAPREGALSHNQIRRRADEIVKDNARAVADHVDEIVRVRAPELVVVAGEVQGRTAVKAELSTRAGELLEEVSQGGTDDDAAEEALYSALKSLASDRVQAKQREHTENLSYSKAHDLAVEGQEKVSQAVQRGAVATVLLNYDVRSEGEGPILADAVLSSAEVGLIDGDVADGMAAILRYDVATALAD from the coding sequence ATGAACCTCGAAACTCTACGCACCGTCTATGACCAACAGGGACCTTTCGCCACCGTCTACATGGAAGGACGCTCTCCCGCCGCTGATGCCGAGAAGCAGGTGCGTCTCAGATGGGACGAGCTCCGTGAGAACCTGGCGAGCGCCGGGGCAGCGGAGGAGATTCTTGCCCACCTCGACGACACATTGATCGTCGAAGACATCACGGAAGTTCAGACCGACGGGCGAATCGTCGTTGCCAATGCCGGCGGGATCGTCCTCGACGAACATTGGGATGCTGCACTCGGCACCGGTGACGTCGCACATTATGGCCAATTCCCTGAGCTGGGTGCCTACGTCCGTGAAGGATCTCGTTTGGTCGACCTGGTCCTCATCATCGCCGACCAGGAAGGCGCAACCATCCGTGAGCTGCGTGTATCCCCTCAGCATGAGGCGACGCAGCACGATGAGTCACTTGTCAGCGGCGACAGCGACGAGGACATTCACGCACCACGTGAAGGAGCCCTGTCGCACAATCAGATTCGGCGTCGTGCCGATGAGATCGTCAAAGACAACGCTCGCGCGGTTGCCGACCATGTCGATGAGATCGTTCGTGTTCGCGCCCCGGAACTCGTCGTCGTTGCCGGTGAGGTTCAGGGCAGGACTGCAGTGAAGGCCGAACTCTCGACCAGAGCCGGCGAACTCCTGGAGGAGGTTTCGCAGGGAGGCACGGATGACGATGCTGCCGAAGAGGCGCTCTACAGTGCTTTGAAGTCGCTGGCTTCCGACCGCGTCCAGGCGAAGCAGCGCGAACACACTGAGAACCTGTCCTACAGCAAGGCGCACGACCTGGCTGTGGAAGGGCAGGAGAAGGTCTCTCAAGCTGTTCAGCGTGGGGCCGTCGCGACCGTACTCCTCAACTACGACGTCAGATCTGAAGGCGAGGGTCCGATCCTGGCTGACGCTGTTCTCTCCTCAGCCGAGGTTGGCCTCATCGACGGTGACGTCGCCGACGGAATGGCGGCGATACTGCGCTATGACGTTGCAACGGCCTTGGCAGACTGA
- a CDS encoding dGTP triphosphohydrolase: MTERLKLHNDGGRTRDVAEAGQPGEDEFRVDIERIRFSPFFSRLAAVTQVIPQVGSGTVIHNRLTHSLKVSAVARSIAITLNNSDERTRSLLGELGGCDPVVVQAAAAAHDMGHPPFGHLGEKELDRVSRSVLRLPDGFEGNAQTFRILTALDSCDATARGLNLTRAVKAAVLKYPWARSDWIQHQRLSSAEMPRGVGDEVSQGAMKFSAYMTETAEMHDALSVFPRMGRHQQTLECAVMDVADDIAYAVHDLDDFYRSNILQYTSVSAEMTRWLSDCRELGGLHDTELDRRRPGHALESMWRHVQEKDPWIADEDAFRQSVQRVNRDLVEGLLAVPYDGGLEADRAVTAFTRRWIDRLKASIVVDSEPHIRSGHVRLSDTAWHDVVVLKFVHSRFVLERSDLAVYQRGQTRIIASLVEGFHEWLRDPEEATTIPRRLLDSVEAATEEYQELYDRDPASLGEEGASAIVRLGRARAVVDYIASFTDAQAMSVNALITGSSEEPWEAGRGL, encoded by the coding sequence ATGACGGAGAGACTGAAACTTCACAACGACGGTGGACGCACCCGTGACGTCGCCGAGGCGGGTCAACCCGGCGAGGACGAGTTCCGTGTCGATATCGAGCGGATCCGATTCTCCCCCTTCTTCTCACGGTTGGCCGCAGTGACTCAGGTCATCCCGCAGGTGGGTTCGGGCACCGTCATCCATAACCGGTTGACGCATTCGCTCAAGGTCTCTGCCGTGGCCCGTTCGATCGCCATCACCTTGAACAACTCCGACGAACGCACCCGTTCACTGCTTGGGGAACTCGGAGGGTGCGACCCGGTCGTGGTCCAGGCTGCCGCCGCAGCCCACGATATGGGCCATCCTCCGTTCGGCCACCTCGGCGAGAAGGAACTCGATCGTGTCTCGCGGTCGGTGCTGCGCCTGCCCGACGGATTCGAGGGAAATGCGCAGACGTTCCGCATCCTCACCGCTCTGGACAGCTGTGACGCCACGGCGCGTGGGCTCAATCTCACCCGGGCGGTCAAGGCCGCGGTGCTGAAGTACCCGTGGGCGCGTAGCGATTGGATCCAGCATCAGCGACTGAGCTCGGCCGAGATGCCCAGGGGAGTCGGTGACGAGGTGTCGCAGGGGGCGATGAAGTTCTCTGCCTACATGACCGAGACCGCCGAGATGCACGATGCGCTGTCGGTGTTCCCGCGCATGGGCCGGCACCAGCAGACGCTGGAGTGCGCGGTGATGGACGTCGCTGATGACATCGCCTATGCGGTCCATGACCTCGACGATTTCTACCGGTCGAACATTCTTCAGTACACCAGCGTCTCCGCCGAGATGACCCGGTGGCTCAGCGATTGCCGCGAGCTTGGCGGGCTGCACGACACGGAGTTGGACCGTCGCAGGCCGGGCCATGCGCTCGAGTCGATGTGGCGCCACGTTCAGGAGAAGGACCCGTGGATTGCCGACGAAGATGCGTTCCGGCAGTCGGTGCAGCGGGTCAACCGGGATCTTGTCGAGGGTCTGCTGGCCGTGCCCTATGACGGGGGACTGGAGGCCGACCGGGCCGTGACGGCGTTCACCAGGAGGTGGATCGATCGGCTCAAGGCCTCCATCGTCGTCGACTCCGAACCGCATATCCGCAGCGGGCATGTGCGTCTGTCAGACACCGCCTGGCACGACGTGGTGGTGCTGAAGTTCGTCCACTCGAGGTTCGTGCTCGAACGCTCTGACCTGGCCGTCTACCAGCGTGGGCAGACGAGGATCATCGCCTCGCTCGTGGAGGGCTTCCACGAATGGCTGCGAGACCCTGAGGAGGCGACCACGATCCCTCGCCGCCTGCTCGATTCGGTCGAAGCCGCCACCGAGGAGTACCAGGAGCTCTACGACAGGGATCCGGCCAGCCTCGGCGAAGAGGGAGCCAGTGCCATCGTCCGACTGGGGCGGGCTCGGGCGGTCGTGGACTACATCGCCTCGTTCACCGATGCGCAGGCCATGTCCGTCAACGCGTTGATCACCGGTTCCTCGGAAGAGCCGTGGGAGGCCGGACGGGGACTGTGA
- a CDS encoding C45 family peptidase, which produces MTSFNFYAITEDRPSTRWKELFDTVWPGYRAWYLRDGDWARPDLATAEGKLCHYMPELVPTWRRLVELADGDETAARMLTLWNPPKFLPGCSQVALRSPEPALLRNYDYGLELFEQVHSSTRYGSRRVIGTSDCLWGLLDGMNEDGLAVSLAFGGRPGDGDGFAAPLVVRFLLEVAGDVPEALRRLEGIPVSMYYNLTLLDTKGNAVTAYVGPGMAPEVTQDPVATNHRGHSPEYPEHARRFRSVERKNILSEAVEDGCDVEEMADAMLGPGVFSNDYDNAFGTLYTAVYRPLRGEVEYRWHSRSWTRSLTSTEEMIIVALDEGTPDPIGVSRPEGSASDADGTGSDPIEAVAGTVAELSATASQAIHDLAHSHDPAAFSALIGLSAEVGEALGTSARILAEHNSWARVAEIADVSRQAAWQRWR; this is translated from the coding sequence ATGACTTCATTCAATTTCTACGCAATCACTGAAGACCGTCCCTCGACTCGTTGGAAGGAACTGTTCGACACCGTTTGGCCGGGCTACCGCGCGTGGTATCTGCGCGACGGTGATTGGGCCCGTCCGGACCTTGCGACCGCGGAGGGCAAGCTGTGCCACTACATGCCCGAGCTCGTCCCCACCTGGCGGCGGCTGGTCGAACTCGCTGATGGCGATGAGACTGCCGCCAGAATGCTCACCCTGTGGAACCCACCCAAGTTTCTGCCTGGTTGTTCCCAGGTTGCTCTGCGCTCGCCGGAGCCGGCGCTTCTGCGCAACTACGACTATGGGCTCGAACTGTTCGAACAGGTCCACAGTTCAACCCGCTACGGCTCGCGCCGGGTGATCGGGACCTCGGACTGTCTCTGGGGACTGCTCGACGGGATGAATGAGGACGGTTTGGCCGTCTCACTGGCCTTCGGCGGGCGTCCGGGCGACGGCGACGGATTCGCCGCTCCCTTGGTCGTGCGCTTCCTCCTCGAAGTCGCAGGTGACGTGCCCGAAGCACTCCGTCGGCTCGAAGGCATACCGGTTTCGATGTACTACAACCTCACCCTGCTCGACACCAAAGGGAATGCTGTGACGGCCTACGTCGGTCCCGGGATGGCCCCGGAAGTCACCCAGGATCCAGTCGCGACGAACCATCGAGGGCACAGTCCGGAATATCCCGAGCACGCACGTCGCTTCCGCAGCGTCGAGCGCAAGAATATACTCAGCGAGGCAGTAGAGGACGGGTGCGACGTCGAGGAGATGGCCGACGCGATGCTCGGTCCGGGAGTCTTCAGCAACGACTACGACAACGCATTCGGAACCCTGTACACTGCCGTGTATCGGCCCCTGCGCGGCGAGGTCGAATACCGCTGGCACTCCCGAAGCTGGACCCGCAGCCTCACCTCTACAGAGGAGATGATCATCGTGGCACTCGACGAAGGCACCCCGGACCCCATCGGCGTGAGCAGGCCCGAAGGCTCGGCCTCCGACGCAGATGGCACGGGGTCCGACCCGATCGAAGCCGTCGCCGGCACCGTGGCGGAACTCAGCGCCACCGCAAGCCAGGCGATCCACGATCTTGCCCACTCGCACGACCCGGCCGCATTCTCGGCGCTCATCGGACTCTCCGCCGAGGTCGGAGAGGCACTCGGCACAAGCGCACGGATACTCGCCGAGCACAATTCCTGGGCACGAGTGGCCGAGATCGCCGATGTCAGCCGGCAGGCTGCCTGGCAGCGTTGGCGCTGA
- a CDS encoding peptidyl-tRNA hydrolase, translated as MTVHMRRHEYDHEVPWSLPIVVRRSKTNIARHIDVLEATARAVVAFLDDPRSQPEGQWYEAVEYWRDGAIRKVVRRGDGQKLEDARALGCVSVTFGGTEEFGPAEALVLPPGPVDPLPKELKKLQVGGTEFPDEGGTSVTADQAIVTIELSPLVALTTGKAAAQCGHGAQLAYEQMPAEIRQRWREAGFDLRVVTPTKAEWAKTNRPVSVVDAGFTEVDGPTETVRAWW; from the coding sequence ATGACCGTCCACATGCGCAGACACGAGTATGACCATGAAGTTCCGTGGTCCCTGCCGATCGTGGTTCGACGGTCGAAGACGAACATCGCCCGCCACATCGACGTCCTCGAAGCCACCGCCCGAGCCGTAGTCGCCTTCCTCGACGACCCTCGCTCGCAGCCGGAGGGCCAGTGGTATGAGGCGGTCGAGTACTGGCGCGACGGAGCGATCCGCAAGGTCGTTCGCCGCGGAGACGGTCAGAAGCTCGAGGATGCACGGGCTCTTGGCTGCGTGTCGGTGACTTTCGGAGGCACAGAGGAATTCGGTCCGGCGGAGGCGCTCGTGTTGCCTCCCGGACCGGTCGACCCCCTGCCGAAGGAGCTGAAGAAGCTGCAGGTGGGCGGCACCGAGTTCCCCGATGAGGGCGGCACGTCAGTCACCGCCGATCAGGCCATTGTGACGATCGAGCTCTCACCGCTGGTGGCGCTGACGACGGGGAAGGCTGCGGCACAGTGCGGTCACGGCGCACAGCTGGCCTACGAGCAGATGCCCGCCGAGATTCGCCAACGGTGGCGCGAAGCAGGATTCGATCTGCGCGTGGTCACACCGACGAAGGCGGAGTGGGCGAAGACGAATCGACCCGTGAGCGTCGTAGACGCGGGTTTCACCGAGGTCGACGGTCCCACCGAGACCGTTCGTGCGTGGTGGTGA
- a CDS encoding serine hydrolase domain-containing protein yields MTEHHDNTLPKLSSTDADEVLGLAVRKRLTEVFARHASQCQGGMQFSVYRAGQPVIQLKAGVAGKRGDTSARAWDERTLTVFFSGTKGLVAMIAAKAAGEGLLNVEAPVADYWPEFAAAGKEAVTVGQVLSHTVGLPYVDPDPSLDAQEHPRAGEAQWQFLDSRKMADILAQQAPLWVPGAKVAYHAVTYGYMMSEIILRATGRNVAQWLHEDLAVPYGLDLHLGLPAGDEDRVAPIFQAPGYSISTYLKDDPKRRAIIDRMYASLLAPTLPMNTRVFHAAEVSAGGGMGTADAMAKLYSLLVTPGRLGGGIVTPEAMEDALRTRSAGLDALNDRPLRFGLGFELNDPIGTYGPVDRAFGHSGAGGSLHGAWIDEGLGFSFLSNEMLTENVDSRAKDLLEALAGR; encoded by the coding sequence ATGACTGAGCACCATGACAACACACTCCCTAAACTATCCAGCACTGACGCGGACGAGGTACTCGGCTTGGCGGTACGCAAACGCCTCACCGAGGTCTTTGCCCGGCACGCTTCGCAGTGCCAGGGCGGGATGCAGTTCAGCGTCTACCGTGCCGGGCAACCGGTGATCCAACTCAAAGCCGGTGTCGCCGGCAAGCGCGGAGACACCTCGGCGAGGGCATGGGACGAACGGACACTGACGGTGTTCTTCTCTGGCACAAAGGGCCTGGTGGCGATGATTGCGGCCAAAGCAGCAGGGGAGGGGCTGCTGAATGTCGAGGCTCCTGTTGCCGACTACTGGCCGGAGTTCGCGGCCGCAGGCAAGGAAGCGGTGACCGTCGGGCAGGTGCTCTCACACACGGTCGGTCTTCCCTACGTGGATCCCGACCCCTCCCTCGATGCCCAGGAACACCCGCGTGCAGGCGAGGCACAGTGGCAGTTCCTCGATTCGAGGAAGATGGCGGACATCCTGGCCCAGCAGGCTCCGCTCTGGGTGCCGGGGGCGAAGGTCGCCTATCACGCGGTGACCTACGGGTACATGATGTCGGAGATCATCCTCCGCGCCACCGGCCGCAACGTCGCCCAATGGCTGCACGAGGACCTCGCTGTGCCCTATGGACTCGACCTGCACTTGGGACTGCCCGCAGGGGACGAGGATCGTGTGGCACCGATCTTCCAGGCACCCGGCTACTCAATCTCGACCTATTTGAAGGACGATCCGAAGCGTCGAGCGATCATCGACCGCATGTACGCCTCGCTGCTGGCACCGACCCTGCCGATGAACACCCGTGTCTTCCATGCTGCGGAGGTCTCGGCCGGGGGCGGAATGGGCACTGCCGATGCGATGGCGAAACTCTACTCATTGCTGGTCACCCCCGGCCGCCTCGGCGGGGGAATCGTCACACCCGAAGCCATGGAAGATGCGCTGCGGACACGATCGGCAGGACTCGACGCACTCAACGATCGGCCCCTACGCTTCGGTCTCGGATTCGAACTCAACGACCCGATCGGAACGTATGGGCCCGTCGACCGGGCCTTCGGACACTCGGGTGCCGGCGGGAGTCTGCATGGGGCATGGATCGACGAAGGACTCGGGTTCTCGTTCCTGTCCAACGAGATGCTCACGGAGAACGTCGACAGTCGGGCCAAGGATCTGCTGGAGGCACTCGCCGGGAGGTGA
- a CDS encoding DEAD/DEAH box helicase has protein sequence MYAGITCEPVLGFPASTVRLVSAAVNDFRRMIPKPFPLGDRERQTAFPHLDRKRLPSPFGGIGEFSGMSKGYSITPPHDSSTNHVSSSTRQRRPSTPKATSPEPRNAVADKTDAAPVTFTELGVPSALTDRLRAEGKTEAFPIQQDTLPDTLSGRDVLGRGKTGSGKTLAFAIPMVTRLSESESAGRKKGRLPRGLILAPTRELATQITNVVEPLAQAYGMSTTTIFGGVKQKRQEIALNAGVDIVVACPGRLEDLLQQGLVSLDSIEVTVLDEADHMADLGFLPGVTRILARTPENGQRMFFSATLDNGVDKLVRRFLHNEVHHSVDDPNSHVSAMTHHVFEVADEDKNDLIQRLASGTGRRILFTRTKHRAKKFARQLTAQGIPAVDLHGNLSQGARDRNLAAFSDGNVRVLVATDVAARGVHVDSVELVVHVDPPTEHKAYLHRSGRTARAGSSGDVVTIMLPSESKDTRVLLRKAAIKVTPQKVTADSPAVAELVGEIADYVAPQPKETTEPAQGQKRSSSGRRSGGRRGGRGGENRRGGESSRGGVNSRGGEKTRSGQSGSRTARSAPGGRSAGNGQEGRPSANGRGGRSGAGAGGNRRSEGTRVSSGNRRGSDGRGTSAETRNRRRSQGSSAGSRTVYSSNS, from the coding sequence ATGTATGCTGGTATTACCTGCGAACCCGTCCTCGGGTTCCCTGCGTCGACAGTACGCCTCGTCTCTGCGGCCGTGAATGATTTCCGGCGCATGATTCCGAAGCCGTTTCCTCTCGGCGATCGAGAGCGCCAAACGGCGTTCCCACACCTTGACCGGAAGCGGCTCCCGTCACCATTTGGTGGCATCGGTGAGTTCTCCGGCATGTCGAAGGGCTATTCCATTACTCCCCCACATGACTCCAGCACCAATCACGTCTCCTCCTCCACGAGGCAGAGACGACCATCCACGCCGAAGGCCACGAGCCCCGAGCCGAGGAATGCCGTCGCGGACAAGACAGATGCCGCTCCCGTCACCTTCACTGAGCTCGGTGTTCCCTCTGCTTTGACCGATCGCCTTCGTGCGGAGGGCAAGACCGAGGCCTTCCCCATCCAGCAGGACACTCTTCCGGACACACTTTCCGGCCGGGACGTGCTGGGCAGAGGCAAGACCGGCTCCGGCAAAACACTCGCCTTCGCCATTCCTATGGTGACGCGTCTGTCAGAGTCCGAATCGGCTGGCAGGAAGAAGGGCCGCCTTCCCCGGGGCCTCATCCTGGCACCCACACGTGAACTCGCAACTCAGATCACCAACGTGGTCGAACCTCTGGCCCAGGCCTACGGAATGTCGACCACAACCATCTTCGGCGGAGTGAAGCAGAAGCGCCAGGAGATCGCCCTCAATGCAGGCGTCGACATCGTCGTCGCCTGCCCGGGACGGTTAGAGGACCTGCTCCAGCAGGGCCTGGTCTCCCTGGACAGCATCGAAGTCACAGTCCTCGACGAGGCCGACCACATGGCTGACCTGGGCTTCCTGCCCGGTGTCACCCGCATCCTGGCACGGACTCCGGAAAACGGCCAGAGGATGTTCTTCTCCGCCACCTTGGACAACGGCGTGGACAAACTGGTGCGCCGGTTCCTCCACAACGAGGTCCACCACTCCGTGGACGATCCCAATTCGCACGTCTCAGCCATGACGCACCACGTCTTCGAGGTCGCCGATGAGGACAAGAACGATCTCATCCAGCGACTCGCCTCCGGCACCGGGCGCCGCATCCTCTTCACGCGCACCAAGCACCGAGCGAAGAAATTCGCCCGGCAGCTCACGGCTCAGGGCATTCCCGCCGTGGATCTTCACGGCAACCTGTCTCAGGGGGCACGAGATCGCAACCTCGCAGCATTCAGCGATGGGAATGTGCGTGTGCTCGTCGCCACAGACGTCGCCGCCCGCGGGGTGCACGTCGACTCCGTCGAACTTGTGGTCCACGTGGATCCGCCCACCGAGCACAAGGCCTACCTGCACCGCTCGGGCCGCACAGCACGCGCCGGCAGCTCCGGCGACGTGGTGACGATCATGCTGCCGAGCGAGAGCAAGGACACGAGGGTGCTGCTGCGCAAGGCCGCCATCAAGGTGACTCCGCAGAAGGTCACGGCCGATTCCCCCGCGGTGGCCGAACTTGTCGGCGAGATCGCTGACTACGTGGCCCCGCAGCCCAAAGAGACGACAGAGCCGGCACAGGGACAGAAACGCTCATCCTCCGGGCGACGCAGCGGAGGACGCCGGGGAGGCCGCGGCGGAGAGAACCGACGCGGTGGTGAAAGCAGCCGCGGTGGAGTCAACAGTCGCGGTGGAGAGAAGACCCGGTCCGGCCAATCAGGCAGCCGCACCGCCAGGAGCGCTCCGGGCGGTCGCTCGGCCGGGAACGGCCAAGAGGGACGCCCATCTGCGAACGGCCGAGGCGGCCGTTCAGGTGCAGGCGCTGGGGGCAACCGCCGCAGCGAAGGCACTCGCGTCAGCAGTGGCAACCGACGCGGATCCGACGGACGGGGCACGAGCGCCGAGACTCGCAATCGCCGCCGCAGCCAAGGCAGTTCGGCCGGTTCGCGTACGGTCTACTCAAGCAACAGCTGA
- the madL gene encoding malonate transporter subunit MadL, which produces MIILGVALLSGSLLIGTWIGTLLGDLLGVEANVGGVGIAMLLLILCTNFLARRGRLKPETSAGISFWSGMYIPIVVAMAATQNVVGAVTAGPVALVAGAVAVIASFALVPVLSRIKTPGIDEPVAELSEVN; this is translated from the coding sequence GTGATTATCCTGGGCGTAGCCCTGTTGTCCGGAAGCCTGTTGATCGGTACATGGATCGGCACGCTGCTGGGTGACCTACTCGGAGTTGAAGCAAACGTCGGCGGCGTCGGCATCGCTATGCTTCTGCTCATCCTGTGCACGAATTTCCTTGCGCGCCGAGGCAGGCTCAAGCCCGAAACCTCAGCCGGAATCTCGTTCTGGTCGGGGATGTATATCCCGATCGTCGTCGCCATGGCCGCGACACAGAACGTCGTCGGTGCCGTGACTGCCGGGCCGGTGGCGCTCGTGGCAGGAGCCGTTGCTGTGATCGCCAGCTTCGCCCTGGTGCCCGTGCTCAGTCGAATCAAGACACCGGGAATCGATGAGCCGGTCGCAGAACTCTCGGAGGTCAACTGA
- a CDS encoding STM3941 family protein has protein sequence MATPKKDVDAWAATLAQGQSVPFLFSRGKTVGLIIVSLIFVFIGLLMGLGGSLLWMIIGWVAVVFFLLGCVVLVRRLFTRVPGLTVSPEGIAMKTAKAGVVPWSEILDIHPVKQNSNVFIEMVITTDEAERQAAAGLGVAELPTEDGNSKLVLWAPNGFAVGKPELCYWLEQEHSTRASV, from the coding sequence ATGGCAACACCGAAAAAGGACGTCGACGCATGGGCAGCAACTCTCGCCCAGGGACAGTCCGTTCCCTTCCTGTTCTCCCGCGGTAAGACAGTGGGGCTCATCATCGTCTCCCTGATCTTCGTATTCATCGGCCTCCTCATGGGCCTCGGCGGCAGCTTACTGTGGATGATCATCGGCTGGGTCGCCGTCGTCTTCTTCCTGCTCGGGTGCGTCGTTCTCGTGCGCAGGCTCTTCACCCGCGTTCCTGGTCTGACGGTCTCCCCCGAGGGAATCGCCATGAAGACCGCCAAGGCAGGGGTCGTCCCATGGTCAGAGATCCTCGACATCCACCCGGTGAAGCAGAACTCGAATGTGTTCATCGAGATGGTCATCACCACCGACGAGGCTGAGCGACAGGCGGCTGCAGGTCTCGGCGTCGCGGAGCTCCCGACCGAAGACGGCAACTCGAAATTGGTGCTCTGGGCACCAAATGGATTCGCTGTAGGCAAACCAGAGCTGTGCTACTGGCTCGAACAAGAACACTCCACACGCGCCAGCGTGTGA
- the lhgO gene encoding L-2-hydroxyglutarate oxidase — protein sequence MKKRFAVIGAGIIGSAVARGLIQKHDGADVTLYEKEDRPAAHQTGHNSGVVHAGLYYEPGSLKALLCRRGVSLLLDFAREHDVAFEECGKVVVATNDVEVERLDGIHARARANGVPDVELLDREGLLEVEPNAEGVAALHSPHTGIIDYQGLTEALVADFRRGGGRVRFSTEVKRIEARSGSAGSTAIVHSNFDSQEYDQVITCAGLQADRLAARSGEGRNPSVVPFFGQYFILEPSFSDVVNGLIYPVPDPKYPFLGVHVTRRIDGGLMIGPNAFLSFSREGYKGLGLNVPDSLAVATDPGFWKFAAGNMATAAREIGGVFSIEKFVAEAARYVPALDGAGGHRATRGIRAQAMNRDGTLVDDFVIDRAGATMFVRNAPSPGATSALAIAEHLIDTATLN from the coding sequence GTGAAGAAGCGTTTCGCCGTCATCGGCGCGGGAATTATCGGATCCGCCGTGGCTCGAGGGCTGATCCAGAAGCACGACGGTGCAGACGTGACTTTGTATGAGAAGGAGGACCGGCCCGCAGCGCATCAGACCGGCCACAATTCTGGGGTCGTTCATGCAGGTCTCTACTATGAGCCCGGAAGTCTCAAAGCACTGCTCTGCCGCCGTGGTGTCTCACTGCTGCTTGACTTCGCGCGCGAACACGATGTCGCGTTCGAAGAGTGTGGAAAGGTCGTCGTCGCGACCAATGATGTCGAAGTGGAGCGGCTAGACGGGATCCATGCTCGCGCACGAGCGAACGGTGTCCCCGATGTCGAACTTCTGGACCGCGAGGGACTGCTCGAGGTGGAGCCGAATGCCGAAGGCGTGGCAGCACTGCACTCACCACACACCGGAATCATCGACTACCAGGGCCTGACCGAAGCCCTCGTCGCAGACTTCCGCCGCGGCGGTGGCCGGGTCCGATTCTCCACAGAGGTGAAGAGGATCGAGGCGCGCAGTGGGAGCGCCGGCAGCACTGCGATCGTCCATTCGAACTTCGACTCTCAGGAATACGACCAGGTCATCACCTGCGCCGGACTGCAAGCGGACCGACTGGCCGCACGCTCAGGCGAGGGCAGGAACCCAAGTGTCGTGCCGTTCTTCGGCCAATACTTCATCCTCGAGCCGAGCTTCAGCGACGTCGTCAACGGCCTCATCTACCCCGTCCCAGATCCGAAATACCCCTTCCTCGGCGTCCACGTGACCCGCCGCATCGATGGCGGACTGATGATCGGCCCCAATGCTTTCCTGTCCTTCTCCAGGGAAGGATACAAGGGACTCGGTCTCAACGTGCCCGACTCCCTCGCCGTCGCGACTGACCCGGGATTCTGGAAATTCGCAGCCGGCAACATGGCAACGGCCGCCCGGGAGATAGGCGGTGTGTTCTCGATCGAAAAATTCGTCGCCGAAGCCGCTCGCTACGTGCCCGCACTCGACGGAGCCGGCGGGCACCGAGCCACCCGCGGTATCCGGGCTCAGGCGATGAACCGGGATGGAACCCTGGTCGATGACTTCGTCATCGATCGCGCGGGAGCCACGATGTTCGTCCGGAATGCGCCCTCGCCCGGGGCCACCTCGGCGCTGGCGATCGCCGAACATCTCATCGACACCGCCACCCTCAACTGA